TACGGGTCCTCTCCGCCGGCGCGGACGAAGTGCCGTTCGTCTACAAGAACATCGAGGAAGTGATGGCCGCGCAAGCGGACCTGGTGGAAACGGTGGCGCGGTTCGATCCGAGGATCGTGAAGATGTGCGGGGATCGTAGCCGGGCGGAAGACTGATGCGGGAAGAGTTTGAAGTTTTCAGTGTTCAGTTTTCAGTGAAGACGAATTGGCCAATCACTGAAAACTGAACACTGAAAACTTCAAACTCCTAGTACCCGAGTCCGGGGCCGTTGAGCGCCGCCGTGCCGAGTGTGCCGTCGCTTAGTTGGAACATCGACGGGAAGCGTTCCGCCCAGCGTTGATTGCCGGCGGGGCAGTATTGGCGGGCGTTGCCTTCGATGGCGGCCACGGTGGGGATTCTGGCCGACAGGCTGGCCGAGTGCAAGAACGAAGCGCCGGGACAGGTGAGGTCCTGCACGCAGAGAAACATGCCGTACTTCTGCGCCGCGGCGCCCATCAAGAGCGCTTCGCTGTGTCCTTTGCAGGCCTTGAGGGCGACGCCGGAGTAACCGAGTTCACGGCAATACTGCAAACTGTCCAGGTTGATCAACGATTCGTCGATCACCACTGGCTTCAACTTGGCCGCGGCGTGCATCTTGTTTTCCGGATGAGCGCGGAGGTCGCGGTGCGTGGGCTGCTCGATGTAATGCACACGATCCCACGCCGCAGGGGCGCGCTCCCGAATGCCTGCGAGGAAATCCAGCACGTATTCCACGTTCGCGCAACGTTCGTTGAAGTCGAGCGAGTAACGCCAGGCCTGGCAACCGCGATTGTGCTGCGCTTCCGCCGCAATGCGTTCCACGGCGGTGACGCGTTCGATGTCCCAGGCGAGATCGTCGCCGTTCAGCTTGATCTTCAGATGGGTGAGTCCGTCGGCGGCGATCCATTCCCCCAGCGTCTCGGGCAAGCCGTCGCCGATGCGCTCCGGGAGATCCGCGGCAGTGAGCGGATCGAGCGCGCCGACCAGATGATAGAGCGGCATCGACTGCTTAGGCTGCCGAGAGGTATAGCGGTCGAGATACTCGCCTTGGAACTCGGCGGTCAGATAATGCGACAAGTCGCGGTTCACGAATTCCGGACCCAGCGTGTTGTACGCGTTGATGCCGAGGGCCTTGCCGTAGGCGTCGTGAATCGCGGCCTCCAACGGGCTCGTGGCCACAAGTTGCGCGAGTCGCGGCATCGGTTCCGCGAGTGCCGACGTCAGCGCCGCGGCGGCTGAGGGATGGTCTTTTGCCAGAGCATGCGTGATTTCTAGCGGATGGCCGAATTCGCGATACGTTCCGGCGTCGCGGACGGCTTGTTCGCCCAGCGCGATCATCGCCGCCAAGGCGTCGGGGCCGGAGACTTGATGGCTCGGCCACGCCCAGGCGTTGCTCATGGGCATTGAGCCGTGACCCGCGCCGCGCCGGCCGTCGCGGGTTTCGACTTGCACGTCGACGTCCAACAGCACCGCGTCGGTCACAACCCGCCCACCGAATTTCATCGGCACACGGTACGCGTAGCGAACGGTGCGCGACGTCAACTCACAGAGGCGGATGTCGGAGGAGAGCATGAAGAATGACGAAGTTCTAAACCTGAATGTCGAATCAAATTTGAAATTCAAATGACGAAGGGCGTTGTTTGGATGATACCGTTTGCGGGATCATTCGTCATTCGAACATCTTTCGACATTCGGATTCCGACATTCGAAATTTGCAGACCAACCAAAGCAACGGCGAACGCGAGTGCCAGTGCGGCTGTCGCCGGTTCGGGCACCATCGCCTGATCGTAGGTGCGGCCGTAGTTGTTGTAGACCTGGTTGAGGTCGTAGAGCCCGACCGTGCCGTCGAATGGGTCGGTGTCGCCGAGCACCGGGTTGCCGCTCTTCGCGAAGTTGTTGCGGACGTTGTTCAGATCCGTGACATCGACGACGCCGTCAGAGTTTGTGTCGCCGGGCCGTAACGGATAGGCGTGGGTCGGGGCAAAAGTGAAGTCGAAGACGTAGCCCCCTTCCTCGCTGCTTTGCGCCAGATTGGCGACGAAGTAGGGGAGCACGTCGGGAAATGCCGCTGACAGCATGATGAACTTCGCGGATTCGCCGGGGGCCAACGCCGCGCTGCCTTCCGCCTGATACAGAATCTCGAACGTCTGCTCATCGGGCGCGAAATCGGCGAACCAGCCGAACGGCGTTTCGAGCTCAATCGCGACATTCTCGCCGACGTCGAGCAGAAACAAATCCAGCGGGAACTCACTGTCTGGCGCGTTGGAGAGCGTGTACTCGTAACGCGTGCGGCCGTCGGGAATGAGTTCGTAAGCGACCTCGACGGAGGCGATCAGTGCAGCCGACGCGGCGCTAGGTAGCAAGCACAGGCAGAATGCCGCGAGCACGCCGTGGCGTAAGTTCTTCATAGTCGAGCCGGTCAATGCGGTAGCAGGAAAATCCCCACCGCTAGGCTAACCACGGGCCACGCCCAGAGCAAATGAAACGCAGGGAACGTTCCCCGGCGGCCTCAAAAAAAAGCCCAGGGAAGGCCCTCGGAGTCGTCGCAAATAGCAACGACCGTGGTGGCCTTCCTTGGGCTTAGACTCGCTTATTTTGCGAGATCTACTGCATTTCTTGGGGCGCGCGGAGCCACTGCACGTTGGCTTGGACGTTCAGTTCGCGGCGCCAATTCGCCTGACGGAGCAAGGCGTCGTTTTCTCCTGCTCGCCCGTAGTTGGCGTAGGGCGTCGACAGAAACATAGAATGCAGAACGTTGAGATCGGGCGTGGTGTTCACCAGCCGGATCAGGTACGCGGCCTTTTTGGTCTCGTTCATGGCGACGCCGATTTCGCCGATGTTCAGCCCATAGACCGTCCGCATGAATTCGTCGCCCGCATCGTCCACGCCTTCGACCTGACTGGTGCGAATGGGAATCTCCTGCTGGCCGAACATGAAGCCGCCGAACTTCCAGGTGAACGGCCGGGTCGTGGTCACGACAAGGTCTTTCCGGTCCGCGAACACTTCGGTCAGCGATTTGTCCGACTTCTTCGCCTCTTCGGCGAGCTTGTTCGCTTCGGCAATGGCCAATTTGCGGGCTTCCTGTTTGCGCCAGGCCGCCTCGACATCGCCCTTCACCTCTTCAAACGTCGGAATAAAGGGTTCCTTCTCTTCCGTCTTCCAGAACAGATAGCGATTGCCCTGTACATCCTGCGAGTTCTGGGGCTGGTAGAGCCCCATGCCAGAATACGCGGCATTCACGACCGCGGATTCTTCCCGGGGCGTCTCGCCGATATAGCTGTTGCCCAACGTGTGCTCTTCGGAGAAGAGCAACGCGTCGCGGGCCAACAGCGACGTTTGTTTGGATTCGACGCCGTTCTTCGAGGCCAAGTCGCTGAAATTGAGCGGCGCCGGCATGGGCAAATCCGGCTTCTGCGCTTTTTGTCCGTTCCAACCGCGCCATTGCGATTCGTAACGGCGCATGTCGCGGGTCAATTCGCCGATCACCTTGTCCATCAACGGTTGGGCCTTCTCGCGGGCCACGCTTTGGCGGACTTGTTCGCGCACTTTCCAGAGCGGTTGGAATTCCGGATCGGGGCCGTCCTGCAATTCGCCGGGCGGCAACCATTCATCGTTGGCGAGCGGCGCTTCGTCTTCGAGCGGCGGCACTTCGTCGGCCGGAGTTTGTTCGGCATCGGTCGCCACAGGGGCAGTATTCTCTTCGGCAGCCGGTGCGGCTTGCGCGGCGGCGTCGGTTCCGGGCGATTCCGGTGCGGCCGGCGTTTCGTCCTGCAAGCGATAGGACGCCAACCGGAACGGTGAGCGGCGTACCGACGATTGCGGTGCATCCGCGGGCTTTTCAGTTTCCGTCGGGGCATCGGCCGGCGACGGAGTTTCTACCGCCGGAACGGGCTCGCTCGGCGCAGCGCCGTCGGCGGGCGTTTCCGTGGCGGGAGTTTCATTGACGGGAGTGTCCGTAGCGGCGGGCGCTTCGCTTTCCGTGACTGGTTCGACGGGCGGCGGGACATCGTCCTCCGTCGGGATGCCGGAGTCGATCGCGGTGCCGGGCACGGTGAACGGATTGTTGAACAGCGATGAGTCCGGCCGGAAGCGATAGAGCGTGTCCTTGTCGCGCTCGTAGGCGGCGACGATCTCGTCTTCGCTCACTGGAACTTGCGAAGTGAAGTCGTCGAGCTTGATTTTGAAATACTGGAACGCCACGCGATGCGGCTGTTTGAAGCCGGGCTCGATGGCGTAGTACGTCGCGTCGTCGAGTCGGTACTGTTCAAAAAACGCCCGCAGCGTCGCTTCATCCGGCTTGGGCGTGCGGTCGATGAGTTTGTCGACTTCGAGCGGAATCACTTCCGCGCTGACTTCGCGATTCAGGCTCTGGAAAATTTCCCAGCGGCTGACCGGCGTCTGGATCTGCGTGGCGGGAAAGTGCAACTGCTCATACTGATCCGCCATCAATTCGTAACGCAAAGCATCCATGACTTGCGATTGCTGCACACCTAGCTGTTGGGCAATTTGCGAGAAGCCGTCGCCGTCGACTTTCTTGTCGGTCAAGGTGTCCAGCATGGCGACGACGCGATTATCGGGAACATAAAGTCCCAACTCTTCGGCCTTGCGATAGCGCAGCATGGTCTCGACCAGATCCGCTTGGTCGTTCGGCCGACCAAATGGTGTGGGCCTTTGCTGAAAATTGGCGCGCATCAAGGCGTTGTTGATGAATTTGTTGGCCAGATCCCGCCGCTTGGCCATGTTCTGGAGGTCCAACTCCGTCAGCACGCCGTAACTCGTGGAGACGACGTCGGTATTCGTCGTGCCGGTGTTTTGCGAAAACTCCAGAAGCGTGGGCAGGATCAAGAAGGCGACCATGACCAAGACGCCCAAAATGGCCATCATCAGCTTCTGATTTTTACGAAACTTGGAAAAAGGGCTGGCCATGGTGGCGGCGTTCCTCGTGTCGATTTGATCGCGAACCTGGCCGTCGCAACCCTTGACAGCCAGGCTGGGCAGAGATTAACAGTGGTCCGTCGCACCACCTGCCCAAGAAGGTGCCGATTGTATTGGCGCGGGACGTAAATTCAATCCCAAAAGGGGTTGCGAGCGTTCCGGGGCCTCCGCAATCCGCTGCGGCGGGACGGATGGGACGCACGATTTCGGCGGCCGCCCTCGGTTCTGGCCGCCCAGATACGTAGGATTATACGGATTACGATGCCGGGGGGGTCGCGAGACCTGCAACGCCTCTACCGAGTACGGGTCCGGCCTCTGAGTTTCGTAGCGCCGTCCGGCGATAAGTAGGGACGCACCTCCTGGTTTGCCTATCTTCACACTGCTCTCAATTCAAATGGCCAAGAAATCCCCCGCCGGAACCGGCAAAGCCCTGATGATCGTCGAATCGCCCGCCAAGGCGCGCACGATCAGCAAATTCCTGGGCAAACGGTTCGTCATCGAGGCGAGCATTGGCCACGTCCGCGACCTGCCCGAGGGCAAAAAGCAGATTCCGGCCAAATATAAGGACCAGGAATGGGCCTATCTGGGAGTGAACGTTAACGAAGGGTTCGAACCGGTCTACATCGTCCCCCCCGGCAAAAACGAGCAAGTCAAGAAGCTCAAGGGGCTGATGAAGGACGCGACCGAGCTCTGGCTGGCGACGGACGAAGACCGCGAAGGAGAGGCCATCAGTTGGCATCTCCAGGAACTGTTGCAGCCCAAGATTCCCGTCCATCGGCTGGTGTTCCACGAGATCACCCGCGAGGCGATTGAAGAGGCGATGGAGCATCCACGCCAAATCGACAATTCGCTGGTCCAGGCTCAGGAAACGCGGCGCATCCTCGACCGGCTGTACGGCTACGACGTCTCGCCGCTCTTGTGGCGCAAGCTGGGCCGCCGCCTGTCGGCGGGGCGCGTGCAGAGCGTGGCGGTACGGCTGATTGTCGATCGCGAACGGGAGCGGATGAAGTTTGTTTCGTCGACGTATTTCGACGTGCTGGGAATGTTCGCCAAGCACTCCGGCGAGCAGCTTTCTGCGACGCTCGTTTCGGCCGACGGCAAGCGCATCCCGGCCGCGAAGGACTTTGACTCCGCCACGGGCAAACTGAAAGACGGCAAGTTCCTACATCTCAATGGCGCCGGTGCGGAGGAATTGGTCCACAAGCTGCGGAGCGCGCAATTCCGCGTCGCCAAGATCGAGCAGACGCCCTACACGCAACGCCCGGCGCCGCCGTTTACGACGAGCACGTTGCAGCAGGAAGCCAACCGCAAACTCGGCTTCACCGCCCGGCGGACCATGCAAGTGGCGCAGGCCCTCTATGAAAACGGTCACATCACGTACATGCGTACCGACAGCACGAATCTCGCGTCGGTCGCGGTCAGTGCGGCGCGAGAATTGGTGAATGCACAGTACGGTCAGCAATACTTGCCGGCGCAACCGCGGCTCTACAGCACGAAGGTGAAGAACGCGCAAGAAGCGCACGAAGCCATCCGTCCCGCCGGCCATCCGTTCGAGTTACCGGAATCGCTGCGCGGCAGCCTTTCGCACGACGAATTCCGGCTGTTCGAGATGATCTGGAAGCGTACCGTCGCCAGTCAAATGGCGGATGCGCGCGGGCAGCGGATTTCGATCACCATCGAAGGGGGCGGCGCGTCGTTCCAGGTGGGCGGCAAGACGATCGACTTCCCAGGCTTCCTGCGGGCCTACGTCGAAGGCGCGGACGATCCGCAAGCGGAACTCGCCGATCGCGAGACGATACTTCCCAGCGTGACGGAAGGGGAACAACTTAATTGCCAAGGGCTCGAACCGAAGAGCCACACCACGCAACCGCCCGCGCGTTACAACGAAGCCACGCTGACGCGAGCGCTCGAAGATCTCGGCATCGGCCGGCCTAGTACGTATGCGGCGATCATCGAGACGATTCAGGCGCGGGACTATGTGTTCAAAAAGAGCAACGCGCTGGTGCCGACCTGGGTCGGCTTTGCCGTAGCGCAGTTGCTGGAGCGACACTTGCCTACGCTGGTCGACTACCAGTTCACAGCCCAGATGGAAGAAGACCTCGACGCGATCAGCCGCGGCGAGGCGGCGCATCTGGATTACTTGAAGAGCTTCTATTTCGGCAACGGCCGCCCTGGTTTGCGCCAGCAACTCGCGACCAAGATCGAAGAGATCGACCCGCGTGAAGCGAGCCGCATTTCGCTCGGCAGACCGGATCGGCCGGGGGCGGAAGGGGACGAGATCTTCGTGCGCATCGGGCGCTATGGACCGTTCCTGGAGCAAGGCGAACGCCGCTCGCCGATCCCCGACGGCACGCCGCCGGATGAATTGACTCAGGAAAAAGCGCTGGAGTTGCTGGCGCAGGCAGGCGTGGCGCTGGAGCCGCTCGGACATTGCCCCGACACCGGCAAGCCGATCTACCTGAAAAACGGCCGCTTCGGCCCGTACGTGCAGCGCGGCGACGCTGACGACGAAGACAAGCCGAAGAACGCCTCACTGCTCAAAGGCATGAAACCCGAGGACGTCGACCTGGCGACCGCGATTCGGTTGCTATCGCTGCCGCGCACATTGGGCGTGCATCCGGAAAGCAACGAGCCGATCATCTCGCAGAACGGCCGCTTCGGCCCGTACATCAAGTGCGGCACGGACACGCGCTCGTTGCCGGCGGGCGTCTCGCCGATCGAAGTCACGTTGTCCGAGGCACTGGAGTTGCTCGCGCAACCCAAGGCGGCCCGCCGCGGCTTCGGTGCTCCGAAGGAACCGCTCCGCACGTTGGAGGCCTCGCCGATCACCGGTGAGCCCATCAAGCTCCTGGAAGGCCGCTACGGCTTCTACGTCACCGACGGCGTGACGAACGCCTCGCTGCCCAAGGAGAACAAGCCGGAGGAACTGACGCTCCCACAGGCGCTCGACCTGCTGGCGATCCGTGCTGCCGCCGGTCCCCCGGCCAAAAAACGCGGCTTCCGCAAAGGCGCCCCGAAAGCGGCCGGACCCAAGAAGGCGCCGAAACGGGCCGCGAAGAAGAAGGCGCCCGCCCGGAAGAAAT
This sequence is a window from Planctomycetia bacterium. Protein-coding genes within it:
- a CDS encoding mandelate racemase/muconate lactonizing enzyme family protein — its product is MLSSDIRLCELTSRTVRYAYRVPMKFGGRVVTDAVLLDVDVQVETRDGRRGAGHGSMPMSNAWAWPSHQVSGPDALAAMIALGEQAVRDAGTYREFGHPLEITHALAKDHPSAAAALTSALAEPMPRLAQLVATSPLEAAIHDAYGKALGINAYNTLGPEFVNRDLSHYLTAEFQGEYLDRYTSRQPKQSMPLYHLVGALDPLTAADLPERIGDGLPETLGEWIAADGLTHLKIKLNGDDLAWDIERVTAVERIAAEAQHNRGCQAWRYSLDFNERCANVEYVLDFLAGIRERAPAAWDRVHYIEQPTHRDLRAHPENKMHAAAKLKPVVIDESLINLDSLQYCRELGYSGVALKACKGHSEALLMGAAAQKYGMFLCVQDLTCPGASFLHSASLSARIPTVAAIEGNARQYCPAGNQRWAERFPSMFQLSDGTLGTAALNGPGLGY
- a CDS encoding SurA N-terminal domain-containing protein, coding for MASPFSKFRKNQKLMMAILGVLVMVAFLILPTLLEFSQNTGTTNTDVVSTSYGVLTELDLQNMAKRRDLANKFINNALMRANFQQRPTPFGRPNDQADLVETMLRYRKAEELGLYVPDNRVVAMLDTLTDKKVDGDGFSQIAQQLGVQQSQVMDALRYELMADQYEQLHFPATQIQTPVSRWEIFQSLNREVSAEVIPLEVDKLIDRTPKPDEATLRAFFEQYRLDDATYYAIEPGFKQPHRVAFQYFKIKLDDFTSQVPVSEDEIVAAYERDKDTLYRFRPDSSLFNNPFTVPGTAIDSGIPTEDDVPPPVEPVTESEAPAATDTPVNETPATETPADGAAPSEPVPAVETPSPADAPTETEKPADAPQSSVRRSPFRLASYRLQDETPAAPESPGTDAAAQAAPAAEENTAPVATDAEQTPADEVPPLEDEAPLANDEWLPPGELQDGPDPEFQPLWKVREQVRQSVAREKAQPLMDKVIGELTRDMRRYESQWRGWNGQKAQKPDLPMPAPLNFSDLASKNGVESKQTSLLARDALLFSEEHTLGNSYIGETPREESAVVNAAYSGMGLYQPQNSQDVQGNRYLFWKTEEKEPFIPTFEEVKGDVEAAWRKQEARKLAIAEANKLAEEAKKSDKSLTEVFADRKDLVVTTTRPFTWKFGGFMFGQQEIPIRTSQVEGVDDAGDEFMRTVYGLNIGEIGVAMNETKKAAYLIRLVNTTPDLNVLHSMFLSTPYANYGRAGENDALLRQANWRRELNVQANVQWLRAPQEMQ
- the topA gene encoding type I DNA topoisomerase: MAKKSPAGTGKALMIVESPAKARTISKFLGKRFVIEASIGHVRDLPEGKKQIPAKYKDQEWAYLGVNVNEGFEPVYIVPPGKNEQVKKLKGLMKDATELWLATDEDREGEAISWHLQELLQPKIPVHRLVFHEITREAIEEAMEHPRQIDNSLVQAQETRRILDRLYGYDVSPLLWRKLGRRLSAGRVQSVAVRLIVDRERERMKFVSSTYFDVLGMFAKHSGEQLSATLVSADGKRIPAAKDFDSATGKLKDGKFLHLNGAGAEELVHKLRSAQFRVAKIEQTPYTQRPAPPFTTSTLQQEANRKLGFTARRTMQVAQALYENGHITYMRTDSTNLASVAVSAARELVNAQYGQQYLPAQPRLYSTKVKNAQEAHEAIRPAGHPFELPESLRGSLSHDEFRLFEMIWKRTVASQMADARGQRISITIEGGGASFQVGGKTIDFPGFLRAYVEGADDPQAELADRETILPSVTEGEQLNCQGLEPKSHTTQPPARYNEATLTRALEDLGIGRPSTYAAIIETIQARDYVFKKSNALVPTWVGFAVAQLLERHLPTLVDYQFTAQMEEDLDAISRGEAAHLDYLKSFYFGNGRPGLRQQLATKIEEIDPREASRISLGRPDRPGAEGDEIFVRIGRYGPFLEQGERRSPIPDGTPPDELTQEKALELLAQAGVALEPLGHCPDTGKPIYLKNGRFGPYVQRGDADDEDKPKNASLLKGMKPEDVDLATAIRLLSLPRTLGVHPESNEPIISQNGRFGPYIKCGTDTRSLPAGVSPIEVTLSEALELLAQPKAARRGFGAPKEPLRTLEASPITGEPIKLLEGRYGFYVTDGVTNASLPKENKPEELTLPQALDLLAIRAAAGPPAKKRGFRKGAPKAAGPKKAPKRAAKKKAPARKKSPSGA